The sequence TTGCCGATGTCGTCGACGGTGTTCTCGAAGGCGAAGAACCCGATGATGCCCTGGTTGTAGAGATTTCCTGCTGTGTCTCGTTCCGTCGTGGACTTAGTCCGACTGGACTAAGTCCGGTACTCTGGTTGCGTGTCAACCGTGAACATCCATGACGCGAAGACGCACCTGTCGAGCCTGCTGGCTCGGGTCGAGAACGGCGAGACGATCACGATTGCCCGGGCCGGCAAACCGGTCGCCGATCTGGTCCCGCACCCGCGCGTCGACATCGCCTTCGGGGTGGCCGCCGGACGACTCGGCTACGACGACGAACACTTCGACGACGTCGACCCGGCGATCAACGCCCTGTTCGGAACCGAATGACCGGTCTGCTGCTGGACACCCACGTGGTGCTGTGGCTGCTCGACGGCAGCCCCCGGCTGGGAGAGCGGGCACGAGAGCGGATCACTGCCGGCGAGGTCGTCTTCTTCTCGGGTGCGAGCGCCTGGGAGATGTCCATCAAGGCGAACCTCGGCAAGCTCGCCCTGCCCGCTGACCTGGACGAGGTGATCGAACGGTCCGGATTGCGTGACCTGCCGGTCACCCGCCGTCATGCCCTGGCATCGGGCCACACCGTTCTGCCGCACCGGGATCCGTTCGACGCGATCCTGGTCGCCCAGGCCACCGCGGAGCGGCTGACCCTGCTCACGGCCGACGAGAAGCTCCTCAGCGCCCTGCCCGGCGCCGTCGACGCGACGCGCTGACGCGAGCGATCTACCCAGCGACTGCGACCGCCGCCGCGGCGGCCAGATAGAGAATCTCCTCGGCGGTGCGTACCGGCAGTCGGGTCGTCATCGACTTGGGCGGATCAGGCATCCGGGCGGCGTAGATGTTGGCCGGGAACATCGCCAGCATCAACAGCAGCAGGCAGACCGCCGCGGCGACGCGGGTGGCGGGAAGCAACAGGCCCACGGCACCCAGCAGCTCCAGTACGCCGGTGATGCTGACCAGCAGTCCCGGCGCCGGCAGTGCCGGGGGAACGATCGCGATCAGCTGGCTGCGTAGCGGTGGCACGAAATGCGCCGCACCCGTGACGAAGAACATTGCTGCCAGGCCGACGCCGATCGCGCGAGCCCAGCTGTCCACGTAGTCGACGCCCAACCAGCCGACGAGCCGCGCGGCAAAGCTGCCCACCAGCAGTGTGATCAGGGGAGCCATGACCACCTCCGGATCTAGACAGTGACAAGTTATGACGCCGAGCGTAAGACCGATATCTAGTCGCTGTCAAGATTGTCTTGTAGGGTGGCGCCATGGCCCGTTCGACCTACCACCACGGCGATCTGCGCGCCGTGATCCTGGCCGAAGCCGCGCGCCTGGTGGCCGAGCAGGGTGCCGACCGGGTATCGCTGCGCGAACTGGCCCGCGCGGCCGGAGTCTCGCATGCCGCCCCGGCGCATCACTTCACCGATCGGCGGGGGCTGTTCACCGCGCTGGCCACCGAGGGTTTTCAGCTGCTGAGTGCCGCGCTCACCGCAGCCCGGGGCCGGTTCGTCGACGCCGCTTTGGCCTATGTGCGGTTCGCGCTTGACCATCCGGGCCACTACGAGGTGATGTTCGACAAGTCGCTGCTGGATCCCTCCGCTGCCGAGCTGGTCGCCGCGGAAGCCGCTGCGGCAGCCGAACTTTCCCGTGGTGTGGCGACGCTTGAGGACGCGGCTGCGCGTGCCGATCCGGCCGGCGCCGAGTTGGCCGCCTGGTCGTTGGTGCACGGCTTTTCGACGCTGTGGCTCAATGACGCGGTAAACGCAGGCGTGAAAGCCGCCGATCCGATGGCCACGGTCGAGCGGATCGCGCGCCTGTTGTTCGACGGGTGACTACGGTTGCGGTTATGGCCGATCGACCCGCGCGAGTCACAGACGTGCATGAGGTCGCCGCGTCGATGCCCCACGTCACCAGAATCGAAGGGCCGAAAGGCAATCCGATCTACCAGGTGGGCGGCAAGTCGTTCGTGTTCTTCCGTACGCCGCGGCCCGACGCCAAGGATCCCGTCACGGGTGAGCCCTATCCGGATGTCATCGTGATCTGGGTCGAGTCCGACGCCGACAAGCAGGCCCTCATCCAAGACCCCACGACACCGTTTTTCACCACTGACCATTTCAACGGTCATCCGTCCGTTCTGGTCCGGGAGGCTGACCTGCACGCGATCAGCAAGAGTGAACTGGCCGAGGTAGTCCAGGACGCCTGGCTTTCTCGAGCTTCCAACAGACGGCGAGCGGCCTGGCTGGCTGCTCACGGCGCCGACGGTTCGGCCCGATGAGCAAGCGGATCGGCGTGGTCGGGGCCGGCATTGCCGGGCTGGCGACCGCGGTCGGCCTGCAGGGCCGCGGTCACGAGGTCACCGTCGTTGAACAACGGACCGACACCTCGTCGGGCGCTGGGATCAGCATCTGGCCCAATGCCCTGGCCGCCCTGGACCATCTCGGTCTCGGCGATGCGGTCCGCGCGGCGGGCGGCCGGATCACCGCCGGTGCGGCGCGCTGGCACGACGGGTCGTGGCTGCGCCGCCCGGCTGCCGAACGGATGGTCCGGGCCCTTGGTGAACCGCTCGTGGTGGTGCAGCGCTCGGTGCTGCGTGACATCCTGGCCGAAGCGTTGGCGGCGGGCAGCCTCCACTACGGGCTCGCCGCCGTGGACGTGACGATGGCGGGAGACGGTGTCGCGCTGCGACTCTCGGACGGCTCGGTCCGGGCGTTCGATGCCGTCGTCGGCGCCGACGGCACCCATTCGGTTCTGGCCCGCCATCTCAACGGCCCGCTGCGGCGACGCTACGTCGGCTATACCGCGTGGCGAGGCGTCGCTGCCTATTCCCTGGATCCGGACCTGGCGGGGGAAACCATGGGGCCCGGAGTCGAAACCGGGCATGTGCCGATGGGGCCGGGTCTGACGTACTGGTTTGCCACCGAGCGGGTGCCCGAGGGGCA is a genomic window of Mycolicibacter heraklionensis containing:
- a CDS encoding type II toxin-antitoxin system VapC family toxin, with translation MTGLLLDTHVVLWLLDGSPRLGERARERITAGEVVFFSGASAWEMSIKANLGKLALPADLDEVIERSGLRDLPVTRRHALASGHTVLPHRDPFDAILVAQATAERLTLLTADEKLLSALPGAVDATR
- a CDS encoding TetR/AcrR family transcriptional regulator yields the protein MARSTYHHGDLRAVILAEAARLVAEQGADRVSLRELARAAGVSHAAPAHHFTDRRGLFTALATEGFQLLSAALTAARGRFVDAALAYVRFALDHPGHYEVMFDKSLLDPSAAELVAAEAAAAAELSRGVATLEDAAARADPAGAELAAWSLVHGFSTLWLNDAVNAGVKAADPMATVERIARLLFDG
- a CDS encoding MmcQ/YjbR family DNA-binding protein — its product is MADRPARVTDVHEVAASMPHVTRIEGPKGNPIYQVGGKSFVFFRTPRPDAKDPVTGEPYPDVIVIWVESDADKQALIQDPTTPFFTTDHFNGHPSVLVREADLHAISKSELAEVVQDAWLSRASNRRRAAWLAAHGADGSAR
- a CDS encoding type II toxin-antitoxin system Phd/YefM family antitoxin, coding for MSTVNIHDAKTHLSSLLARVENGETITIARAGKPVADLVPHPRVDIAFGVAAGRLGYDDEHFDDVDPAINALFGTE
- a CDS encoding DoxX family protein: MAPLITLLVGSFAARLVGWLGVDYVDSWARAIGVGLAAMFFVTGAAHFVPPLRSQLIAIVPPALPAPGLLVSITGVLELLGAVGLLLPATRVAAAVCLLLLMLAMFPANIYAARMPDPPKSMTTRLPVRTAEEILYLAAAAAVAVAG
- a CDS encoding FAD-dependent monooxygenase, translated to MSKRIGVVGAGIAGLATAVGLQGRGHEVTVVEQRTDTSSGAGISIWPNALAALDHLGLGDAVRAAGGRITAGAARWHDGSWLRRPAAERMVRALGEPLVVVQRSVLRDILAEALAAGSLHYGLAAVDVTMAGDGVALRLSDGSVRAFDAVVGADGTHSVLARHLNGPLRRRYVGYTAWRGVAAYSLDPDLAGETMGPGVETGHVPMGPGLTYWFATERVPEGQRAREGELAYLRGKFADWCDPIPSILGATSPADVLRDDLYDRGPARHWARGPIVLVGDAAHPMRPHLGQGGCQGLEDAAILAEFVDRAPDLPTAFARFVAFRRPRVAPLVRESAWFGKAVNVRPDFLSAAVSRATGLIPESLLMRHLATVAARSAFVLPPGGTHR